From Panicum hallii strain FIL2 chromosome 2, PHallii_v3.1, whole genome shotgun sequence, a single genomic window includes:
- the LOC112882216 gene encoding uncharacterized protein LOC112882216: MAKQRLLALLLVAALLALSFSQGLVEARKVQVMRAAPRDGRALRGRLLPEEMAYTMMDYGPPTANTNTRGGMVPTPDPSSPPTH, encoded by the exons ATGGCCAAGCAGAGGCTTCTCGCTCTCCTCCTGGTCGCGGCCCTCCTCGCGCTCTCCTTCTCGCAAG GGCTGGTGGAGGCGCGGAAGGTGCAGGTTATGCGGGCGGCGCCGCGCGACGGGCGGGCCCTCCGCGGGCGGCTTCTGCCGGAGGAGATGGCGTACACGATGATGGACTACGGGCCGCCGACGGCCAACACCAACACCCGCGGCGGCATGGTCCCGACGCCGGACCCCTCCTCCCCGCCGACGCACTGA
- the LOC112883087 gene encoding uncharacterized protein LOC112883087 isoform X1: MKDHLLLNVDDLSIPEPNEVTRALKNTSSGGAFARPPSMAHAVLAMGESMASEEEPLLQMVECRICQEEDSIKNLESPCACTGSLKYAHRACVQRWCNEKGDVTCEICHEPYEHGYTAPPRAHPDETTIDISGGWTITGTAFDLRDPRILAVAQNHILEAEYDDYSATNASTAAFCRSAALVLMALLLLRHALTLTDEDDDDTSAVFSLFLLRAAGFLLPFYIMAWAISILQRRRQRQEAAALAATEVAFILQSGQGRGMHFTIAPDSPATPQHEPPHP; this comes from the exons ATGAAGGATCATCTATTGCTCAATGTTGATGACCTAAGCATTCCTGAGCCCAATGAGGTCACTAGGGCATTAAAGAACACATCATCTGGGGGAGCCTTTGCACGCCCACCCTCCATGGCTCATGCCGTTTTAGCAATGGGAGAAAGCATGGCTTCGGAAGAAGAACCTCTTCTACAGATGGTGGAGTGTCGCATTTGTCAGGAGGAGGATAGTATTAAAAATCTAGAGAGTCCATGCGCTTGCACTGGCAGTCTAAAG TATGCTCATCGGGCTTGTGTGCAGCGATGGTGCAATGAGAAAGGAGATGTAACATGTGAAATATGTCATGAG CCTTACGAACATGGGTACACTGCACCTCCCAGAGCTCATCCTGATGAAACTACCATTGATATAAG TGGCGGCTGGACCATTACTGGTACGGCATTTGACTTGCGTGATCCTAGAATCCTTGCAGTGGCACAAAACCATATCCTGGAAGCTGAATATGATGATTATTCTGCCACGAATGCCAGCACTGCTGCCTTTTGCCGCTCCGCTGCTCTTGTT TTAATGGCTCTCTTATTGTTGAGACACGCACTGACTCTAactgatgaagatgatgatgatactTCTGCAGTATTTTCA CTTTTTCTATTGCGCGCTGCCGGTTTCCTGCTACCATTCTACATTATGGCATGGGCAATTAGTATCTTGCAGCGCCGCAGACAGAGACAG GAGGCAGCTGCTCTAGCTGCAACGGAGGTGGCATTCATCCTGCAGTCGGGGCAAGGGAGGGGAATGCATTTCACCATTGCACCAGACTCCCCTGCCACACCTCAGCATGAACCACCACACCCTTAA
- the LOC112879680 gene encoding pentatricopeptide repeat-containing protein At2g36730-like: MLGAAATLAGETVRSKQCTVLARGRRALHGMATPPAAVRALIAAATTFRNLRQIHGHLLTSGRVDSLGPALLRRIISLPSPHLHLPFAHRLLLSVPSPPLDLFNLLLPPIASSTDPSAGACLFVRLRRGGLRPDSHTLPHVLKALARLAPASLPLVACTHVEAIKSGLAHAVVYVPNALMAAYSACGHLGRAMQVFDEMTRRTVVSWNTALTACADNDRHNRCAGMFTEMVEAGFEPDHATFVVMLSAAAELGNLALGKWAHGQVVARRLDMTLQLGTATVNMYAKCGAVSYASRLFGRMKIRNVWTWSAMIVGFSQNGMAQEALELFYKMKDASIIPNYVTFLGLLCACSHAGLVDEGRQFFHEMQHVYGIKPMMTHYSAMVDILGRSGRLQEAYDFVMDMPVKPDPVVWRTLLSACQLHSSKDCIDIVDKVQKRLLELEPRRSGNYVMVANIYSDIGSWDKAAMTRRVMREGRMKKMAGESCIEIGGQIQRFISGDDSCPGFDGASRILHELNNIMRKWEPVDKILLADADI; the protein is encoded by the coding sequence ATGCTTGGCGCCGCAGCGACATTGGCAGGTGAGACTGTGAGAAGCAAGCAGTGCACTGTCCTTGCGCGGGGCAGGAGGGCGCTCCATGGCATGGCCACGCCCCCGGCCGCCGTTCGCGCCCTCATCGCCGCCGCGACCACCTTCCGGAACCTCCGGCAGATCCACGGCCACCTCCTCACCTCCGGCCGCGTTGACTCCCTCGGTcccgccctcctccgccgcatCATTTCGCTGCCCTCCCCGCACCTCCACCTCCCCTTCGCTCACCGGCTCCTCCTCTCCGTACCATCCCCGCCGCTCGACCTCTTCAACCTCCTCCTGCCCCCCATCGCATCCTCGACCGACCCATCCGCCGGGGCCTGCCTCTtcgtccgcctccgccgcggcggcctGCGCCCCGACTCGCACACGCTCCCGCACGTCCTCAAGGCTCTCGCGCGCCTCGCGCCGGCCTCCCTCCCGCTCGTCGCCTGCACCCACGTGGAGGCCATCAAGAGCGGCCTCGCGCACGCCGTGGTGTACGTACCGAACGCCCTCATGGCCGCGTACTCTGCCTGCGGCCACCTCGGGCGCGCCAtgcaggtgttcgacgaaatgacACGCCGGACTGTGGTGTCGTGGAACACTGCTCTCACCGCCTGCGCGGACAACGACCGCCACAACCGGTGCGCCGGGATGTTTACAGAGATGGTGGAGGCTGGATTCGAGCCTGATCATGCAACGTTCGTGGTCATGCTCTCCGCTGCTGCCGAGCTGGGGAACTTGGCGCTCGGCAAGTGGGCGCACGGGCAGGTCGTTGCCCGGAGACTTGACATGACGCTTCAGCTTGGCACCGCGACAGTGAATATGTATGCCAAGTGTGGCGCAGTAAGTTATGCGTCCCGCTTGTTTGGGAGGATGAAAATAAGAAATGTCTGGACATGGAGTGCGATGATCGTGGGGTTTTCGCAGAATGGGATGGCACAGGAGGCGCTAGAGCTGTTTTATAAGATGAAGGATGCATCTATCATCCCCAACTATGTCACGTTCCTTGGGCTGCTTTGTGCATGCAGTCATGCTGGGCTGGTTGACGAGGGCCGCCAATTCTTCCATGAAATGCAGCATGTCTATGGAATCAAGCCGATGATGACACACTACAGTGCCATGGTGGATATCCTGGGACGCAGTGGCCGCCTCCAGGAAGCGTATGACTTTGTTATGGACATGCCAGTCAAGCCTGACCCAGTTGTCTGGAGGACATTGCTGAGCGCCTGCCAGCTTCACAGCTCCAAGGACTGCATAGACATTGTTGACAAGGTGCAGAAGAGGCTGCTGGAGCTGGAGCCCCGAAGAAGCGGGAATTACGTGATGGTTGCAAACATATACTCTGACATTGGGTCATGGGATAAGGCGGCCATGACAAGGAGGGTGATGAGGGAAGGGAGGATGAAAAAGATGGCAGGGGAGAGCTGCATTGAGATCGGGGGGCAGATTCAGCGGTTCATCTCCGGGGATGATTCTTGCCCTGGATTTGACGGTGCGTCCAGGATTCTTCATGAGCTGAACAACATCATGAGAAAATGGGAACCTGTGGACAAAATTTTGCTTGCTGATGCTGACATTTGA
- the LOC112882649 gene encoding uncharacterized protein LOC112882649, with product MERAPALCLLITLLAFYLLVPSSAVPLPRLQKMPMQEAGPMPSVKGSTLEPKMEMKRFVPEDDESVISERMAFETQDYGPPGPNNHHKPPGWR from the exons atggagaGGGCACCGGCTCTGTGTCTTCTGATCACCTTGCTGGCATTCTACCTCTTGGTTCCCTCCAGTGCTGTACCTCTCCCAA GACTGCAAAAGATGCCCATGCAAGAGGCTGGCCCGATGCCATCGGTGAAAGGCAGCACTCTAGAGCCAAAG ATGGAAATGAAGAGGTTTGTGCCGGAGGATGACGAGTCCGTAATCTCCGAGAGGATGGCCTTCGAGACTCAGGACTACGGTCCCCCGGGGCCCAACAACCACCACAAGCCACCCGGTTGGAGATGA
- the LOC112883087 gene encoding E3 ubiquitin-protein ligase MARCH7 isoform X2, with protein sequence MKDHLLLNVDDLSIPEPNEVTRALKNTSSGGAFARPPSMAHAVLAMGESMASEEEPLLQMVECRICQEEDSIKNLESPCACTGSLKYAHRACVQRWCNEKGDVTCEICHEPYEHGYTAPPRAHPDETTIDIRILAVAQNHILEAEYDDYSATNASTAAFCRSAALVLMALLLLRHALTLTDEDDDDTSAVFSLFLLRAAGFLLPFYIMAWAISILQRRRQRQEAAALAATEVAFILQSGQGRGMHFTIAPDSPATPQHEPPHP encoded by the exons ATGAAGGATCATCTATTGCTCAATGTTGATGACCTAAGCATTCCTGAGCCCAATGAGGTCACTAGGGCATTAAAGAACACATCATCTGGGGGAGCCTTTGCACGCCCACCCTCCATGGCTCATGCCGTTTTAGCAATGGGAGAAAGCATGGCTTCGGAAGAAGAACCTCTTCTACAGATGGTGGAGTGTCGCATTTGTCAGGAGGAGGATAGTATTAAAAATCTAGAGAGTCCATGCGCTTGCACTGGCAGTCTAAAG TATGCTCATCGGGCTTGTGTGCAGCGATGGTGCAATGAGAAAGGAGATGTAACATGTGAAATATGTCATGAG CCTTACGAACATGGGTACACTGCACCTCCCAGAGCTCATCCTGATGAAACTACCATTGATATAAG AATCCTTGCAGTGGCACAAAACCATATCCTGGAAGCTGAATATGATGATTATTCTGCCACGAATGCCAGCACTGCTGCCTTTTGCCGCTCCGCTGCTCTTGTT TTAATGGCTCTCTTATTGTTGAGACACGCACTGACTCTAactgatgaagatgatgatgatactTCTGCAGTATTTTCA CTTTTTCTATTGCGCGCTGCCGGTTTCCTGCTACCATTCTACATTATGGCATGGGCAATTAGTATCTTGCAGCGCCGCAGACAGAGACAG GAGGCAGCTGCTCTAGCTGCAACGGAGGTGGCATTCATCCTGCAGTCGGGGCAAGGGAGGGGAATGCATTTCACCATTGCACCAGACTCCCCTGCCACACCTCAGCATGAACCACCACACCCTTAA